The following coding sequences are from one Humulus lupulus chromosome X, drHumLupu1.1, whole genome shotgun sequence window:
- the LOC133805368 gene encoding putative RNA methyltransferase At5g10620 isoform X4 gives MAVSVSASFQIFGSDSSPPPSPGKRCKYVGQSVRALPIRILWVGKKRSQGAQLVFDEYFEKLKLYCSVNEVQIRSNPKNSRSDWRVQVEDEDKAVMNLIRPNDWVVLLDERGQDLGSEEMAELLGDAGNTGASELSFCIGGPYGHGQRLRERANLCIKLSSMVFNHQIALLVLVEQLYR, from the exons ATGGCTGTGTCTGTCAGTGCCAGCTTCCAAATATTCGGTTCAGATTCTTCTCCTCCTCCTTCTCCAG GCAAACGGTGCAAGTACGTAGGCCAGTCAGTG AGAGCACTTCCTATACGGATATTATGGGTTGGCAAAAAGAGATCGCAAGGAGCACAACTGGTTTTTGATGAGTATTTTGAAAAGCTCAAGCTTTATTGCAGTGTCAATGAAGTTCAGATACGATCCAATCCTAAAAATTCACG TAGTGATTGGAGGGTTCAGGTTGAGGATGAAGACAAAGCCGTCATGAATCTTATAAGGCCTAATGATTGG GTTGTGTTGTTAGATGAGCGTGGCCAAGATTTGGGGTCTGAGGAGATGGCAGAGTTGTTGGGAGATGCAGGGAATACA GGAGCTTCAGAATTATCTTTTTGCATTGGTGGACCTTATGGCCATGGTCAACGATTGAGGGAACGTGCCAACTTATGTATCAAGTTATCGTCCATGGTCTTTAATCATCAGATTGCTTTACTTGTTCTTGTGGAGCAGCTTTATAG ATAG
- the LOC133805368 gene encoding putative RNA methyltransferase At5g10620 isoform X2 → MAVSVSASFQIFGSDSSPPPSPGKRCKYVGQSVRALPIRILWVGKKRSQGAQLVFDEYFEKLKLYCSVNEVQIRSNPKNSRDWRVQVEDEDKAVMNLIRPNDWVVLLDERGQDLGSEEMAELLGDAGNTGASELSFCIGGPYGHGQRLRERANLCIKLSSMVFNHQIALLVLVEQLYRSWTILKGQKYHH, encoded by the exons ATGGCTGTGTCTGTCAGTGCCAGCTTCCAAATATTCGGTTCAGATTCTTCTCCTCCTCCTTCTCCAG GCAAACGGTGCAAGTACGTAGGCCAGTCAGTG AGAGCACTTCCTATACGGATATTATGGGTTGGCAAAAAGAGATCGCAAGGAGCACAACTGGTTTTTGATGAGTATTTTGAAAAGCTCAAGCTTTATTGCAGTGTCAATGAAGTTCAGATACGATCCAATCCTAAAAATTCACG TGATTGGAGGGTTCAGGTTGAGGATGAAGACAAAGCCGTCATGAATCTTATAAGGCCTAATGATTGG GTTGTGTTGTTAGATGAGCGTGGCCAAGATTTGGGGTCTGAGGAGATGGCAGAGTTGTTGGGAGATGCAGGGAATACA GGAGCTTCAGAATTATCTTTTTGCATTGGTGGACCTTATGGCCATGGTCAACGATTGAGGGAACGTGCCAACTTATGTATCAAGTTATCGTCCATGGTCTTTAATCATCAGATTGCTTTACTTGTTCTTGTGGAGCAGCTTTATAG GTCATGGACCATTCTTAAAGGTCAGAAGTACCATCATTAG
- the LOC133805368 gene encoding putative RNA methyltransferase At5g10620 isoform X1: MAVSVSASFQIFGSDSSPPPSPGKRCKYVGQSVRALPIRILWVGKKRSQGAQLVFDEYFEKLKLYCSVNEVQIRSNPKNSRSDWRVQVEDEDKAVMNLIRPNDWVVLLDERGQDLGSEEMAELLGDAGNTGASELSFCIGGPYGHGQRLRERANLCIKLSSMVFNHQIALLVLVEQLYRSWTILKGQKYHH; this comes from the exons ATGGCTGTGTCTGTCAGTGCCAGCTTCCAAATATTCGGTTCAGATTCTTCTCCTCCTCCTTCTCCAG GCAAACGGTGCAAGTACGTAGGCCAGTCAGTG AGAGCACTTCCTATACGGATATTATGGGTTGGCAAAAAGAGATCGCAAGGAGCACAACTGGTTTTTGATGAGTATTTTGAAAAGCTCAAGCTTTATTGCAGTGTCAATGAAGTTCAGATACGATCCAATCCTAAAAATTCACG TAGTGATTGGAGGGTTCAGGTTGAGGATGAAGACAAAGCCGTCATGAATCTTATAAGGCCTAATGATTGG GTTGTGTTGTTAGATGAGCGTGGCCAAGATTTGGGGTCTGAGGAGATGGCAGAGTTGTTGGGAGATGCAGGGAATACA GGAGCTTCAGAATTATCTTTTTGCATTGGTGGACCTTATGGCCATGGTCAACGATTGAGGGAACGTGCCAACTTATGTATCAAGTTATCGTCCATGGTCTTTAATCATCAGATTGCTTTACTTGTTCTTGTGGAGCAGCTTTATAG GTCATGGACCATTCTTAAAGGTCAGAAGTACCATCATTAG
- the LOC133805368 gene encoding putative RNA methyltransferase At5g10620 isoform X3, with product MAVSVSASFQIFGSDSSPPPSPGKRCKYVGQSVRALPIRILWVGKKRSQGAQLVFDEYFEKLKLYCSVNEVQIRSNPKNSRSDWRVQVEDEDKAVMNLIRPNDWVVLLDERGQDLGSEEMAELLGDAGNTGASELSFCIGGPYGHGQRLRERANLCIKLSSMVFNHQIALLVLVEQLYSMNDLSSLCKN from the exons ATGGCTGTGTCTGTCAGTGCCAGCTTCCAAATATTCGGTTCAGATTCTTCTCCTCCTCCTTCTCCAG GCAAACGGTGCAAGTACGTAGGCCAGTCAGTG AGAGCACTTCCTATACGGATATTATGGGTTGGCAAAAAGAGATCGCAAGGAGCACAACTGGTTTTTGATGAGTATTTTGAAAAGCTCAAGCTTTATTGCAGTGTCAATGAAGTTCAGATACGATCCAATCCTAAAAATTCACG TAGTGATTGGAGGGTTCAGGTTGAGGATGAAGACAAAGCCGTCATGAATCTTATAAGGCCTAATGATTGG GTTGTGTTGTTAGATGAGCGTGGCCAAGATTTGGGGTCTGAGGAGATGGCAGAGTTGTTGGGAGATGCAGGGAATACA GGAGCTTCAGAATTATCTTTTTGCATTGGTGGACCTTATGGCCATGGTCAACGATTGAGGGAACGTGCCAACTTATGTATCAAGTTATCGTCCATGGTCTTTAATCATCAGATTGCTTTACTTGTTCTTGTGGAGCAGCTTTATAG CATGAATGACCTATCATCTCTTTGCAAAAACTAA